The region CCAATTCAAATTCAAAACCGAATAATTAGTCCAAATCACAAGCCTTTTCTGATTGCCGAGATGTCGGGTAATCATAATCAATCGTTGGAAAGGGCTTTGCAAATTGTAGATGCTGCCGTTGATGCAGGAGCCGATGCCATCAAACTGCAAACTTACACTGCCGATACTCTTACGATTGATTACCGAGAAAATGAATTTTTTATTTCTGATAAGAATTCTCTATGGAAAGGAAAAAGTTTATACGAACTTTATCAAG is a window of Bacteroidia bacterium DNA encoding:
- a CDS encoding N-acetylneuraminate synthase family protein; this translates as MHPIQIQNRIISPNHKPFLIAEMSGNHNQSLERALQIVDAAVDAGADAIKLQTYTADTLTIDYRENEFFISDKNSLWKGKSLYELYQ